A single Nitrosospira multiformis ATCC 25196 DNA region contains:
- the ygiD gene encoding 4,5-DOPA dioxygenase extradiol: MPAVFVGHGNPMNALSCNAYTEAWSAIGKSLPAKPKAILCISAHWYIPKTAVTAQENPPTIHDFGGFPQELYRVQYPAPGSLELAAEVADLLLPHAVMDTTWGLDHGTWSVLVHMFPDADIPVIQLSIDETKEAAWHYETARNLAPLRDRGVLILGSGNIVHNLHTYSWGKHDADPYDWALRFEKMVRTALRSDNVESLIAYEKLGKDALLSVPTPDHYLPFLYILAQRQHNEEIGFPVEGFDDGSISMTAVQIGV; this comes from the coding sequence ATGCCCGCAGTCTTCGTAGGTCATGGGAATCCTATGAATGCCCTGTCCTGCAACGCGTATACTGAAGCGTGGTCCGCTATTGGCAAAAGCCTCCCGGCCAAACCTAAAGCTATTCTTTGTATCTCCGCGCATTGGTACATACCGAAAACAGCGGTAACTGCCCAAGAAAACCCCCCCACGATTCATGACTTCGGCGGATTCCCGCAGGAGCTGTATCGAGTCCAGTATCCCGCCCCCGGATCCCTGGAACTTGCAGCGGAAGTCGCTGATTTGCTCCTGCCACATGCTGTCATGGACACAACCTGGGGGCTTGATCATGGTACCTGGTCGGTCCTCGTCCATATGTTTCCGGATGCGGATATTCCCGTCATCCAATTGAGTATAGATGAAACCAAAGAGGCTGCATGGCATTATGAGACGGCGCGAAACCTGGCACCGTTGCGGGATCGGGGTGTCCTTATTCTCGGAAGCGGCAATATCGTCCATAATCTGCATACCTATTCATGGGGAAAGCATGATGCAGACCCTTATGACTGGGCTCTGAGGTTCGAAAAAATGGTGCGCACGGCGTTGCGATCGGACAATGTCGAATCCCTCATCGCATATGAAAAACTGGGAAAGGACGCGTTGCTATCGGTGCCAACTCCTGACCATTACCTTCCGTTTCTCTATATTCTTGCTCAGAGGCAGCACAACGAGGAAATCGGTTTTCCTGTGGAAGGATTTGATGACGGATCAATTTCCATGACGGCAGTCCAGATCGGGGTATGA
- a CDS encoding NAD(P)/FAD-dependent oxidoreductase, producing MFPDGEISDVVVIGGGPAGAICALALARAGVDVKLMYWGGYAPGGIELVSGRGRHFIEQYCPDFFSEVVHGIEIHETASLWDTAEPVIFNAMFNPWGAGVAIERSLLDGALRNLASGAGGTIIPDAKVVDVERQHDRWRLIARSSEDASSNETTSRAGEFAIYARFIVLATGRVPLPFFDHAPVAESSQIALMTSLQARIAPRHTLYVEGTRNGWWYALPAEKGYFASFCIGRNELKQRQSRLKDFFFQELQCTRLLAPLSAGAFDQRPIAGRMAGATMFPAMGGDAWIAVGDATAAPDPLSGTGIEWAIESAQLGADMLLEALHGSKGNVLFDLPRYENTIRRRIAAQEKTAAYHYHRLKEIRET from the coding sequence ATGTTTCCCGACGGAGAGATATCGGATGTTGTTGTCATAGGCGGCGGACCGGCGGGCGCCATCTGCGCGCTTGCGCTCGCACGTGCGGGTGTCGATGTAAAGCTCATGTACTGGGGAGGTTACGCTCCCGGCGGCATCGAACTCGTATCGGGTCGAGGGCGACATTTTATCGAGCAGTACTGTCCCGATTTTTTTTCAGAAGTAGTGCATGGAATAGAGATTCATGAAACCGCCTCGCTGTGGGATACGGCCGAGCCGGTAATATTCAATGCAATGTTTAATCCATGGGGCGCTGGCGTAGCGATTGAGCGTTCGCTTCTGGATGGGGCTTTGCGAAATCTTGCTTCCGGCGCGGGCGGCACTATAATTCCCGACGCCAAGGTAGTGGACGTAGAGCGCCAGCATGACAGGTGGCGGCTGATCGCGCGTTCTTCCGAGGACGCATCTTCCAATGAAACCACTTCCCGGGCAGGCGAATTCGCTATTTATGCGCGTTTTATAGTGCTTGCGACAGGACGCGTGCCGCTGCCGTTTTTCGACCATGCACCCGTTGCAGAGTCCTCGCAAATTGCCCTGATGACTTCCCTCCAGGCTCGGATAGCCCCTCGCCACACTCTCTATGTCGAAGGTACCCGAAACGGGTGGTGGTACGCTTTGCCTGCCGAAAAAGGTTATTTCGCCAGTTTTTGTATCGGGCGGAATGAACTCAAGCAGCGGCAGTCGCGCTTGAAGGATTTTTTCTTTCAGGAATTGCAGTGTACCCGCCTTCTCGCGCCATTGTCGGCGGGAGCTTTCGATCAGCGGCCAATAGCCGGACGAATGGCTGGCGCGACGATGTTCCCAGCAATGGGCGGAGACGCCTGGATTGCAGTCGGAGATGCAACGGCAGCGCCGGATCCTCTCAGTGGAACGGGGATCGAGTGGGCAATCGAATCCGCGCAACTCGGCGCAGACATGTTACTGGAAGCATTGCATGGATCTAAAGGCAATGTTCTTTTCGATCTTCCGCGTTATGAAAATACGATACGCCGACGCATCGCCGCTCAGGAAAAGACAGCCGCTTACCATTACCACAGGTTAAAAGAGATAAGGGAAACATAG
- a CDS encoding phosphotransferase, protein MKYLGHLSTDDPFYEYLRYDILPALHSVNHPDFRVYELRASNHVYLYEERDSGARVIGKFFGGVPHIGPDAALRHMEQEFNNLNYLRRIGFNAYPHYVVRPLGRNASLNHVVVEEYCYGTHFKHVILKAIRENVRDVLFQKLTALAYFLATLHNRTAHERKVEFNKECDYFDQVMNRLLSAAWIGWDQAQDLYRLKNRWRDKACMWEDCEVLIHGDVTPDNVLFGDGLWVIMLDLERMKSSDRVFDLGRVVGELQHFFLQQAGDKWRAEPFIGHFLWEYSCHFPDRDAAFAAITRRLPFYAALTLLRISRNAWIGAAYRKRLLDEARRTLE, encoded by the coding sequence ATGAAATACCTAGGCCATCTGTCGACAGATGACCCCTTTTATGAATACCTCCGGTACGACATCCTGCCGGCGCTGCACTCCGTGAATCATCCGGATTTCAGGGTTTATGAGTTGCGGGCCTCCAACCATGTTTACCTTTACGAAGAACGGGATAGCGGAGCGCGGGTTATTGGAAAATTCTTCGGGGGTGTTCCGCATATCGGCCCTGACGCCGCGTTACGTCACATGGAGCAGGAGTTCAATAATTTGAACTATCTGCGCAGGATCGGCTTCAATGCCTATCCCCACTATGTAGTGCGCCCCCTTGGCCGCAACGCCAGCCTCAACCATGTGGTTGTGGAAGAATATTGCTATGGCACACATTTTAAACATGTCATTCTCAAGGCAATCCGAGAAAATGTGCGCGACGTTCTTTTCCAGAAGCTTACCGCGCTCGCTTATTTTCTTGCCACGCTGCATAACCGGACAGCGCACGAGCGCAAGGTGGAGTTCAACAAAGAATGCGATTACTTTGACCAGGTCATGAACCGCTTGCTAAGCGCAGCATGGATTGGATGGGATCAGGCTCAGGACTTGTATCGGCTAAAAAACCGATGGAGGGACAAAGCCTGCATGTGGGAAGACTGCGAGGTTCTGATCCATGGCGATGTTACTCCGGATAATGTTCTTTTTGGCGATGGCCTTTGGGTCATCATGCTCGACCTGGAGCGGATGAAATCATCTGACAGGGTATTTGATCTGGGCCGCGTCGTAGGCGAACTTCAGCATTTCTTCCTGCAGCAGGCGGGCGACAAGTGGCGCGCTGAACCCTTTATCGGGCATTTTCTATGGGAATACAGCTGTCATTTTCCCGATCGCGATGCAGCCTTCGCTGCGATAACCCGCCGCCTTCCCTTCTATGCCGCGCTCACTCTCCTGCGCATCAGCCGCAATGCCTGGATTGGCGCAGCTTATCGGAAGCGATTACTGGATGAGGCCAGGAGGACATTGGAGTAG
- a CDS encoding HAD family hydrolase, giving the protein MAIKGILFDLYGTLIDIETDESIDEIYRAIAHYLVYQGVYLHRGQVRERYYAIMRQQKDAKDEEYPEIDVEAIWNELLLQQGIKSSYVRGQQAKVIAHIYRGISRKRLRLYPNVKEVLNELQTRYQLALVSDAQPCFALPEIRAMGLESYFNPVIISSYYGFRKPDSRLFNKALDKMGISRSEVIAIGNDMFRDIYGAQLLDIRTIFFDSNQGAKTYEDVVPAYRVQQFEDILTGIAQLAQR; this is encoded by the coding sequence ATGGCAATAAAAGGCATCCTGTTTGACCTCTACGGCACGCTGATCGACATCGAAACCGATGAATCCATCGATGAAATCTATCGCGCCATCGCGCACTACCTGGTTTACCAAGGTGTATATCTTCATCGTGGACAGGTGCGGGAGCGCTACTATGCCATCATGAGACAACAGAAGGATGCGAAGGATGAGGAATACCCGGAAATCGATGTGGAAGCCATATGGAATGAACTGCTCCTCCAGCAAGGCATCAAGTCAAGCTACGTCCGGGGACAACAAGCAAAAGTGATCGCTCATATTTATCGCGGCATCTCCCGCAAACGTCTTCGACTCTATCCAAATGTGAAGGAAGTATTGAATGAGCTCCAGACGCGCTACCAACTCGCGCTGGTGTCTGACGCGCAGCCCTGTTTTGCGCTGCCCGAAATTCGGGCGATGGGTCTCGAGAGTTATTTCAATCCCGTCATCATTTCCAGTTACTACGGTTTCAGAAAACCCGATTCCCGTCTCTTCAATAAAGCGCTCGATAAAATGGGTATCTCGCGTTCAGAGGTAATCGCAATCGGAAATGATATGTTCCGGGACATATATGGAGCTCAGCTTCTCGACATCAGGACGATTTTTTTCGATTCCAATCAGGGCGCCAAAACTTACGAAGATGTTGTACCCGCATATCGGGTCCAACAATTCGAGGATATCCTCACTGGCATAGCTCAACTGGCGCAACGTTAG
- a CDS encoding EAL domain-containing protein: MSRSPWLIVLLYVALSTLWMAVAGYLISLMLEDPALRSRAYLAKELVLIAISSILFYALLKLGKGATTAREADVTAADVAASAAAGFRLNRLMLAFFSLAMMAPIISIMIIKMYGPEIEQGAYADLQTIVDLKAEQIELWLAERHNDAEALLANQALIEQVVDLKRRRNAHELELIRNRLEAVRQAYSYESVILLDVESRPLLVLGEKHELPPITRELLSTALRSRQIQSTDFFLDENGKPLLDIAVPLVAETTNKEPGAIVLLRADLEQFLLPLVEKWPRISCSGEILLITQKNETVNYLNKLHRFQRTHGTHGYHALARDELASAIATRDEKQGTVHGIDYRGEQVLAAYRPLTGTGWRLLAKIDQNEVLAQLWTLVFWMSAVILIAVTAVSVVLLLLWRQQQRAHQLALIIHTADQDRLLKYFYDLPFIGMAITSPDTKRWLRFNNQFCEMMGYSTEELAKKSWIEITHPDDVAKSTAERERILKGESEGYAMNKRFIRKDGSIIFANVDVKCVRRDDGTVHYFVAMIRDITEQERRKTEILAARRQLQATLDAIPDLLFELDADGCVHAWHSVRRTEFPTVSGESLVGKKVADFLPTGAVDIILSALAEAQEKGLSSGKQLELRLPGREDKWWFELSVSRKHVDSAAGLRFIVLARDITERKASEQRILHLAHYDSLTGLPNRALLADRMRVAINRAARQAKRLAVLFVDLDRFKAINDSLGHDVGDHLLKVVAERMQTSIRSVDTVSRVGGDEFVVLLNEIETAEDAARVAQKIIDGLSQPYQIEKHELLLTGSIGICIYPDNGKEPNILLRNADASMYTAKEAGHNRYQFYSEDMTARAIERLSLEHDLRGAVERGEMFLVYQPQIELGTSRVIGVEVLMRWRHPARGLISPVRFIPVAEDTGLILSIGEWGLRESCRQAQLWYERGLLNACISVNVSAVQFRQTDFVGIIENALQESGLAPTNLELELTESAVMQGAEPALNKLRELDALGVKVAIDDFGTGYSSLAYLRQFTVDRLKIDQSFVRDVPGNNDAEAIAAAIVAMGLNLGFRIIAEGVETEAQAEFLQSVLCKEGQGYLFAWPMTAIEFEAWIAGWQNRAGSTS, translated from the coding sequence ATGAGTCGTTCTCCCTGGCTTATCGTCTTGCTTTACGTCGCTTTATCGACCCTCTGGATGGCCGTTGCGGGCTATCTGATATCACTCATGCTTGAGGATCCGGCTTTGCGGAGCCGCGCCTATCTGGCAAAGGAACTGGTTCTTATTGCCATTAGCAGTATCCTATTCTATGCATTGCTTAAACTGGGCAAGGGCGCTACTACTGCCCGCGAAGCCGATGTGACAGCGGCAGACGTCGCAGCTTCGGCTGCGGCAGGTTTCCGGCTGAACCGGTTGATGTTGGCGTTCTTCTCGCTGGCGATGATGGCACCCATTATCAGCATAATGATTATAAAGATGTATGGTCCGGAGATAGAGCAAGGGGCCTATGCTGATCTGCAAACCATCGTGGATCTTAAGGCCGAGCAGATCGAACTCTGGCTTGCTGAACGGCATAACGACGCGGAGGCATTGCTGGCGAACCAGGCGCTTATCGAGCAAGTAGTCGATCTCAAACGAAGAAGAAACGCGCATGAACTGGAGCTTATCCGTAATCGCCTGGAGGCAGTGCGGCAAGCCTACAGCTACGAGTCAGTGATATTGCTTGATGTCGAAAGCCGGCCTCTGCTCGTGTTAGGCGAAAAGCATGAATTGCCACCCATTACCCGCGAATTACTATCTACCGCGTTACGTTCGCGCCAGATACAGAGTACCGATTTCTTTCTGGATGAAAACGGAAAACCTCTGCTGGATATTGCAGTGCCTCTGGTAGCGGAGACAACAAATAAGGAACCTGGTGCCATTGTGCTCTTACGAGCGGATCTGGAGCAATTCCTTCTTCCACTCGTCGAGAAGTGGCCCCGTATCAGTTGCAGCGGAGAGATACTGCTTATCACCCAGAAGAATGAAACCGTCAATTATCTTAATAAATTGCACCGCTTTCAGCGGACACATGGCACACATGGATATCATGCGCTCGCCAGGGACGAACTTGCTAGCGCCATTGCCACCCGGGACGAAAAACAGGGGACGGTACATGGAATCGATTACCGGGGAGAGCAGGTGCTCGCGGCCTATCGACCCCTTACCGGGACCGGTTGGCGTTTGCTTGCAAAAATCGACCAGAATGAAGTGCTGGCGCAGCTATGGACTCTTGTATTCTGGATGAGTGCCGTCATTCTCATTGCGGTTACTGCGGTAAGCGTCGTGCTGCTGCTGTTATGGCGTCAACAGCAACGCGCCCACCAGCTGGCACTGATCATTCACACCGCGGATCAGGATCGCCTTCTCAAGTATTTCTATGACCTGCCATTCATCGGCATGGCGATTACCTCCCCCGATACCAAACGCTGGTTGCGCTTCAATAATCAGTTTTGCGAGATGATGGGATACTCAACTGAGGAGTTGGCAAAAAAAAGCTGGATTGAGATAACTCATCCGGATGATGTCGCTAAAAGTACTGCCGAGCGCGAGCGCATCCTGAAAGGGGAGTCTGAAGGCTACGCGATGAACAAGCGCTTCATCCGTAAGGATGGCTCGATAATCTTCGCCAATGTGGATGTCAAATGTGTCCGCAGGGATGATGGCACGGTGCATTATTTTGTTGCCATGATCCGGGATATTACCGAGCAAGAACGCCGGAAAACCGAGATTCTGGCAGCGCGACGCCAGCTCCAGGCCACGCTCGACGCCATTCCCGATTTACTGTTCGAGCTTGATGCAGACGGTTGTGTACACGCGTGGCATTCGGTCCGGCGTACCGAGTTTCCGACTGTGTCCGGTGAAAGCCTTGTAGGCAAAAAGGTCGCGGATTTTCTCCCCACCGGAGCAGTAGATATTATCCTGTCGGCATTGGCGGAGGCACAGGAGAAAGGGCTCTCCTCGGGGAAACAATTGGAACTTCGCCTTCCCGGCCGGGAAGACAAATGGTGGTTCGAGCTTTCCGTCTCGCGCAAGCATGTCGATTCCGCAGCGGGCCTTCGTTTTATCGTTCTTGCGCGTGATATTACGGAACGCAAGGCGTCAGAACAAAGAATACTGCATCTGGCGCATTACGATTCGCTCACCGGCCTGCCAAACCGCGCTCTGCTGGCGGACCGGATGAGAGTGGCCATCAATCGTGCAGCGCGGCAAGCCAAACGCCTCGCTGTACTGTTCGTGGACCTCGATCGTTTCAAGGCAATCAATGATTCGCTTGGTCATGACGTTGGCGACCACCTTCTCAAGGTTGTGGCCGAGCGGATGCAAACCTCGATACGCAGCGTAGATACGGTAAGCCGGGTGGGAGGTGACGAATTTGTTGTGCTGCTGAACGAAATTGAAACCGCGGAGGATGCAGCTCGTGTGGCGCAAAAAATCATAGATGGTCTTTCACAACCGTACCAGATCGAAAAACATGAACTGCTGCTGACCGGAAGCATTGGCATTTGCATCTATCCCGATAACGGCAAGGAACCGAATATCCTCCTGCGCAATGCGGATGCGTCCATGTATACAGCAAAGGAAGCTGGACACAACCGTTACCAGTTCTACTCAGAAGACATGACAGCGCGGGCGATCGAGCGACTCAGTCTGGAACATGATCTCCGGGGGGCGGTCGAACGCGGTGAAATGTTCCTGGTTTATCAGCCCCAGATCGAGCTTGGGACAAGCCGCGTTATCGGGGTGGAGGTGCTGATGCGCTGGCGTCATCCCGCCCGTGGATTGATTTCCCCTGTTCGCTTTATTCCCGTTGCCGAGGATACGGGACTGATTCTCTCGATCGGTGAATGGGGTTTGCGCGAATCGTGCAGGCAGGCGCAGCTATGGTACGAACGTGGACTGCTGAATGCGTGTATCTCGGTCAATGTTTCGGCAGTGCAATTCCGTCAGACTGATTTTGTCGGAATCATTGAAAATGCACTTCAGGAGTCCGGTCTGGCGCCCACTAACCTGGAACTGGAACTTACTGAAAGCGCAGTGATGCAAGGGGCGGAACCTGCACTGAACAAGCTGCGCGAACTGGATGCGCTTGGGGTGAAAGTCGCCATCGACGATTTTGGCACAGGTTACTCAAGTCTCGCCTATTTACGGCAGTTTACGGTTGACCGCCTGAAAATCGATCAATCATTCGTACGGGACGTGCCGGGGAACAATGATGCCGAAGCCATTGCAGCGGCAATCGTGGCAATGGGTCTCAACCTGGGCTTCCGTATCATTGCCGAAGGCGTAGAAACGGAAGCGCAAGCGGAATTTCTCCAAAGTGTCTTATGCAAGGAAGGCCAGGGTTATCTTTTTGCGTGGCCTATGACTGCTATTGAGTTCGAGGCATGGATAGCCGGATGGCAAAACCGCGCAGGAAGCACGTCCTAG
- a CDS encoding neutral zinc metallopeptidase, with protein sequence MKWEGYRQSSNVEDRRGSGSAFGLGGGRISAGAIVIALIGGLLFGIDPLTMLSVITGGGSGGNMVQEQGSAPAAPPGDMQAAFVSTVLADTEDVWTGLMRQENKTYEPPKLVLFRGAALTACGQGSAAMGPFYCPEDQRIYIDLDFFNTMANQLGAGGDFAQAYVISHEVGHHVQNLLGISGQVNAARARLPRSQANSLSVRVELQADCLAGVWAYHSQRSKGWLEQGDIEEAMNAATQIGDDTLQRRTRGTIVPESFTHGTSAQRTGWFKRGLQAGNMTDCNTLRSEKL encoded by the coding sequence ATGAAATGGGAAGGTTATCGCCAAAGTAGTAACGTCGAGGATCGCCGAGGTTCGGGCAGCGCATTTGGACTGGGTGGCGGCAGAATCAGCGCCGGCGCGATTGTCATAGCGTTGATCGGTGGGTTGTTGTTCGGCATCGATCCTCTCACCATGCTCAGCGTGATCACCGGCGGAGGCAGCGGAGGCAACATGGTTCAGGAACAAGGTTCTGCACCCGCTGCGCCCCCGGGGGACATGCAGGCAGCCTTCGTTTCGACAGTCCTCGCCGATACCGAGGATGTATGGACGGGCCTGATGAGGCAGGAAAACAAAACTTATGAGCCGCCCAAGCTTGTGCTGTTTCGAGGTGCTGCTCTAACGGCGTGCGGGCAGGGAAGCGCGGCAATGGGTCCCTTCTACTGTCCGGAGGACCAGCGCATCTATATCGATCTGGACTTCTTCAATACGATGGCAAACCAGCTTGGAGCAGGAGGCGACTTCGCGCAGGCATACGTCATTTCGCACGAAGTCGGGCATCATGTACAGAATCTCCTTGGCATCTCCGGTCAGGTGAATGCCGCGCGCGCTCGGTTGCCGCGCTCACAGGCGAATTCCTTGTCGGTACGTGTCGAATTGCAGGCGGACTGTCTGGCTGGGGTCTGGGCCTACCATTCGCAGCGTTCCAAGGGATGGCTGGAGCAAGGCGATATCGAAGAAGCAATGAACGCGGCAACGCAGATCGGCGATGATACATTGCAGCGCAGGACACGCGGCACGATCGTGCCGGAAAGCTTCACGCATGGCACGAGCGCCCAGCGTACCGGCTGGTTTAAGCGGGGATTGCAAGCGGGAAACATGACGGATTGCAATACTCTTAGATCGGAAAAGCTGTAA
- a CDS encoding phage protein NinX family protein: MRVSELKGELLDYWVAKANDVEEVHVIDSHCVVNHQRWEPSVDWSQGGPIIEREGINLSHSLEPDSEHCTAFMRSGRNRQKGFTPLIAAMRCYVDSKFGEEVTD, encoded by the coding sequence ATGAGAGTTTCCGAGCTTAAGGGCGAACTGCTCGACTACTGGGTGGCAAAAGCCAACGATGTGGAAGAAGTGCATGTTATCGATTCCCACTGCGTAGTCAACCATCAACGCTGGGAACCCTCGGTAGACTGGTCTCAAGGAGGACCGATCATCGAAAGAGAAGGAATAAATCTCAGCCACAGCCTCGAACCGGATTCCGAGCATTGCACGGCTTTCATGCGATCAGGCAGAAACCGGCAAAAGGGGTTTACTCCCCTGATTGCCGCAATGCGCTGTTATGTGGATTCCAAGTTTGGAGAAGAGGTTACGGACTAG
- a CDS encoding phospholipase D-like domain-containing protein yields the protein MAKFKLTHLLREIPHETAREDASARIMAAQAFSRAAGAPLVHGNSIRLLKDASENYPAWLDAIRSAEKNVYFENYIIRNDIIGQRFADALIAKAKEGIRVRLLYDWLGGLTETSSNFWRHLSNGGVEVRCFNPMRFDSPLAWLSRLHRKSVCVDDRVAFVSGLCVGQMWDGYPERNIAPWRDTGVELRGPVVADVINSFARAWAETGPEIPADELPAPDSIPIAGHIDVRVLGNFAATAGLYRLEQLITVLAQKTLWLTDAYFVGTTSYVQALRGAAMDNVDVRLLVPGSSGDLKFLRPISRAGYRPLLEAGVRVFEWNGSMLHAKTAVADGRWARVGSSNLNMASWLGNWELDIAVENLDFAQKMEQMYLEDLENSTEIVLNKKNRVRPIVDQLPHRPRRQYGVVRRRSGSASRLTAGALRVGNTVGAAITSRLVLGAAEAKIMFFGGVTLLALTVIALLEPLLMVIPFSLLAGWIGISLLIQAHRLHRNGQNDAAAQNASIASDEAQDKVIELPNSVREGQQPKDIRKEAQETQEIQKALRQQ from the coding sequence ATGGCCAAGTTCAAGCTGACACACCTGCTGCGCGAGATTCCCCATGAAACCGCGCGGGAGGATGCTTCTGCCAGAATCATGGCAGCCCAGGCGTTTTCGCGCGCCGCAGGCGCGCCTTTGGTGCATGGCAACAGCATCCGTCTCCTCAAGGATGCAAGCGAGAATTATCCTGCATGGCTCGACGCGATCCGGTCGGCTGAAAAGAACGTCTATTTTGAAAATTATATTATTCGTAATGACATCATTGGCCAGCGATTTGCCGATGCCCTCATTGCGAAAGCAAAAGAAGGCATACGGGTAAGATTACTTTATGACTGGCTTGGAGGATTGACTGAAACATCATCCAATTTCTGGCGCCACCTGAGCAATGGAGGTGTGGAAGTTCGATGCTTCAATCCGATGCGCTTTGACAGTCCCCTGGCCTGGTTGAGCCGGCTGCATCGCAAATCGGTCTGCGTGGATGACCGTGTTGCATTTGTCAGTGGATTATGCGTCGGGCAGATGTGGGATGGATACCCCGAGCGGAATATTGCGCCCTGGCGGGATACGGGAGTCGAGCTGCGGGGGCCGGTGGTAGCGGACGTCATAAATTCCTTTGCGCGTGCATGGGCGGAGACGGGACCGGAAATACCTGCGGATGAACTGCCTGCTCCCGATTCAATCCCGATTGCGGGTCACATCGATGTGAGAGTACTGGGAAACTTTGCTGCGACTGCGGGCTTATACCGACTGGAGCAGCTGATCACCGTGCTGGCGCAAAAAACGCTTTGGCTTACCGATGCCTATTTCGTTGGGACTACAAGTTATGTGCAAGCGTTGAGAGGCGCGGCAATGGACAATGTAGATGTCCGCTTGCTTGTTCCCGGGTCAAGCGGGGATCTCAAGTTTCTCAGGCCGATTTCGCGCGCCGGTTATCGTCCGTTGCTGGAAGCCGGCGTACGCGTGTTCGAGTGGAATGGCTCGATGCTGCACGCCAAGACAGCCGTTGCCGATGGGCGTTGGGCCCGCGTTGGCTCAAGCAATCTCAATATGGCGAGCTGGCTGGGAAATTGGGAACTGGATATTGCGGTGGAAAACCTGGATTTTGCCCAGAAAATGGAGCAAATGTACCTGGAGGATCTGGAAAATTCAACCGAAATCGTTCTCAATAAAAAGAACCGGGTTCGCCCCATAGTGGATCAACTTCCCCACCGCCCTCGCCGTCAGTACGGGGTTGTCAGGCGCCGGTCCGGAAGCGCGAGCAGGCTGACAGCCGGTGCCCTGCGTGTAGGCAATACTGTCGGAGCGGCTATCACCAGTCGACTCGTCCTGGGAGCTGCCGAGGCAAAAATCATGTTTTTCGGGGGGGTTACGCTGCTTGCTTTGACGGTCATTGCATTGTTGGAGCCCCTGCTCATGGTAATTCCTTTCTCGCTGCTTGCGGGATGGATCGGGATTTCACTGTTGATACAGGCGCACAGATTGCACAGGAACGGGCAGAATGATGCCGCAGCCCAGAATGCCAGTATTGCGTCCGATGAGGCTCAGGATAAAGTGATCGAGCTTCCCAACTCCGTGCGCGAAGGCCAGCAGCCCAAAGATATCCGGAAAGAAGCCCAGGAAACACAGGAAATTCAGAAAGCACTCAGGCAACAATGA
- a CDS encoding PEP-CTERM sorting domain-containing protein codes for MLKKKEVILTLLALFGLVAESSAAGGSGISAGLGVGSGVSAGLASTESGASSSLEASTNSATFTDLGISTQSGASIALGTSTDVGIIVAATSSLTALGANSGVDIAASTATLGTSKVTIDAPAVEITGKVVPTQSLETTSMVTVGGPAIDATSSVSVGVPKLKLGADVDTSTSTGIAALIGSTDATANADISAGLDVHTLQANVGVASQVDGAADLGETLGTGDILPVHSKLAVTADAIPAVPEADTYAMLLAGLGLMGFMVKRRREAPN; via the coding sequence ATGTTAAAAAAGAAAGAGGTTATACTTACCCTATTGGCATTATTTGGACTGGTCGCGGAGTCTTCCGCGGCGGGTGGATCAGGAATTTCTGCGGGATTGGGAGTCGGATCAGGAGTGTCCGCGGGGCTCGCTTCTACGGAATCAGGAGCTTCTTCCAGCCTGGAAGCTTCTACCAATTCGGCAACCTTCACTGATCTGGGTATTTCTACGCAATCTGGAGCTTCCATTGCATTGGGAACTTCTACGGACGTGGGAATCATTGTCGCTGCCACCTCAAGCTTAACGGCACTCGGTGCAAACAGTGGGGTAGATATAGCAGCCTCCACTGCCACACTCGGAACGAGCAAGGTAACGATCGATGCACCCGCAGTTGAAATTACGGGTAAGGTAGTCCCCACCCAGTCGCTGGAGACCACGAGTATGGTCACTGTAGGTGGGCCGGCCATTGATGCAACCAGCAGTGTAAGCGTGGGAGTGCCGAAACTCAAACTTGGCGCTGACGTGGATACATCAACTTCCACCGGAATCGCCGCGTTGATCGGATCGACTGACGCAACTGCCAATGCCGATATATCTGCTGGACTTGATGTACATACCCTGCAAGCAAATGTAGGCGTTGCAAGTCAAGTAGATGGAGCTGCCGATTTGGGGGAAACCTTGGGAACCGGAGACATTCTTCCTGTCCATTCAAAACTGGCAGTCACTGCCGATGCAATTCCCGCTGTTCCGGAAGCCGATACTTACGCAATGTTGTTAGCAGGCCTCGGCCTCATGGGTTTCATGGTGAAGCGCAGAAGGGAAGCGCCGAACTAA